ATTCACTGGCAGGCCGGTCACAATTTTAGTTTCTTGAAAGAATGTCGCAGGGGGTCGCTCGATGTTACTAACCGAATAGTTGACCAAATTCTTTCATTGCCATTGCATAGTAAGATGTCTCCACATACACTAGACCAGGTAATCGAATCAGTTCGTTCTTTCAATTGTGGCTAATTATTCCGACTACTCCGAAGATTATGCAGATTGCTATGAGTTCATTACACAACATAAGAATTATGCAGAAGAAGCTAAAGTTCTTCTTTCTTTTTTGGATAAATCAATCTCTGACGGGAAAATCCTGAGTGTAGGTTGTGGCATCGGATCTCATGAATTCTATCTAGCAAAACATGGTCTAAGAGTTTTTGGGATTGATAAATCTGAATGTATGATTAAGCGTGCTATCGCTAAATCGAATGAAATACCCAATTTATCATTTGGACATTCTTTTGAGAGCCTCGATTTGGCGTTAGAATTGCCATTGGGATGTGTAATTTCTCTATTTAATGTTATAAATTGTCTCCCAAGTCTTGTGGCTTTAAGTGAGTTTTTTCATGAAATATTTGTTAGAATGAAGCCAGGCGGCAT
This region of Synechococcus sp. NOUM97013 genomic DNA includes:
- a CDS encoding bifunctional 2-polyprenyl-6-hydroxyphenol methylase/3-demethylubiquinol 3-O-methyltransferase UbiG, whose amino-acid sequence is MANYSDYSEDYADCYEFITQHKNYAEEAKVLLSFLDKSISDGKILSVGCGIGSHEFYLAKHGLRVFGIDKSECMIKRAIAKSNEIPNLSFGHSFESLDLALELPLGCVISLFNVINCLPSLVALSEFFHEIFVRMKPGGIFFFEAWNGLECMLKPPKEVVRVFDDSNGNCLNRDAKPKLSVSKQHLQIQYYIKGTMAGRQVETTSVHDISLFTINEILYMLGSVGFKNVEVFSSLPSLEPFNFESTNPPRMLSFAALA